A genome region from Rhodohalobacter sp. SW132 includes the following:
- a CDS encoding 2'-5' RNA ligase family protein — MPKNLYLIALIPPENLRESVRQLKLEMKEQYNASHALKAPAHITLQMPFRREEDVELHLIETLQKFSSIIEPFEVKINGFDAFPPRVIFLKIVNHEPIVILHSNLNRLLEDKLEFTERELNLEIHPHLTIATRDLTKKMFHKAWPEFRERDFESSFSADRLHLLKHSGKEWEFFKEFDFGKSKR, encoded by the coding sequence ATGCCAAAAAATCTCTACCTGATTGCGCTGATACCGCCAGAGAATCTCAGGGAATCCGTACGTCAGTTAAAGCTGGAGATGAAGGAACAATACAACGCATCTCACGCCTTAAAAGCCCCCGCGCACATCACGCTTCAAATGCCTTTTCGGCGTGAAGAAGACGTCGAACTTCACCTGATTGAAACCCTGCAGAAATTCAGTTCAATAATCGAACCCTTTGAAGTGAAGATAAATGGATTTGATGCATTTCCGCCACGTGTGATCTTTTTGAAAATTGTGAACCACGAGCCGATCGTGATACTCCACTCCAACCTGAACCGGCTGCTTGAAGACAAACTTGAATTTACTGAGCGCGAACTCAACCTGGAGATACATCCGCATCTGACCATCGCTACACGAGATCTCACAAAAAAAATGTTTCACAAAGCATGGCCGGAATTTCGGGAGCGGGATTTTGAGAGTTCATTCAGCGCAGATCGCCTCCACCTGCTTAAACACAGCGGTAAAGAGTGGGAATTTTTCAAAGAATTTGATTTTGGAAAAAGTAAAAGGTGA
- a CDS encoding DUF4440 domain-containing protein, whose product MVKSTLLFISLLVFTTSFSYKSSQNNEAPAEIHQTWDQFIEKWEANDAAACAAFYTENGMNIPPGFEISHGRNEIESFYRSLFDANHTSTYHHSILDLNVFGDQAVEYGEFTVEWEPIEGDNWTFHARSLTHWVKNENGEWKIEKFIFNTSS is encoded by the coding sequence ATGGTTAAAAGCACCCTTTTATTTATTTCATTACTGGTATTTACTACATCATTTTCCTATAAATCATCTCAAAATAATGAAGCACCAGCTGAAATTCACCAGACATGGGATCAATTTATTGAAAAGTGGGAAGCAAACGATGCGGCAGCCTGCGCCGCTTTTTATACAGAAAACGGGATGAATATTCCCCCGGGATTTGAAATAAGTCACGGAAGAAATGAAATTGAGTCGTTTTACCGTTCACTATTCGATGCAAATCATACGTCCACATACCACCACTCAATACTTGATCTTAATGTATTTGGAGATCAAGCGGTCGAATATGGTGAGTTCACTGTAGAATGGGAGCCTATTGAGGGTGACAACTGGACCTTCCATGCTCGTTCGCTTACTCACTGGGTTAAAAACGAAAACGGTGAATGGAAAATCGAGAAATTCATATTCAATACCTCTTCTTGA
- a CDS encoding fructose-1,6-bisphosphatase encodes MPYSETEMRYLTLLSKQYPTIQSASTEIINLSAIMELPKGTEHFISDIHGEYEAFSHVLRNGSGSVKRRIEEVFEYTLGEQERRNLATLIYYPEEKLPVILKSVDNPGEWYRKTLFQLIKLCRIYSSKYTRSKVRKALPKDFNYVIEELLHEQESTRNRQEYYSSIINTIIETDRADAFITALAHLIQRLMISRLHVIGDVYDRGPGAHVIMDELMDYHAVDFQWGNHDIIWMGAAAGSSACIANVIRVSLRYANMETIENGYAISMLPLISMASDVYGDDPCDLFLPREVAERFTEQEQLLMARMQKAISIIQFKLEGQIIKRRPQFQMEDRLLLDAIDFEKGTVTVDGKEYPMKDMNFPTIDPQNPYKLSDAEEAVMERLKLSFQNSERLQRHVRFLFSNGTMYLVKNGNLLYHGCIPMTEDGELRHFVLGNEDHGPKAFMDRLERLARQGYFAKDDPKKKQYGMDTMWYLWTGAQSPLFGKDKMATFERYFIDAEETHNEHMNPYYQFRTDSKVASQILKEFGCDPEKGHILNGHVPVKVKKGESPVKADGKLIVIDGGFAKAYQDKTGIAGYTLIYNSWGLLLAAHEPFESKEKAVEEEIDIHSQTNILEKNTKRIRVADTDTGHKLKREIEDLKRLMKAYRSGAIKES; translated from the coding sequence ATGCCGTATTCCGAAACCGAAATGCGATATCTCACGCTTCTGTCCAAACAATATCCTACCATACAGAGCGCATCTACCGAAATAATTAATCTTAGCGCAATTATGGAGCTCCCAAAAGGCACGGAGCATTTCATCTCGGATATCCACGGGGAGTATGAGGCATTCTCACATGTGCTTCGAAACGGTTCGGGTTCGGTTAAACGACGGATTGAGGAGGTGTTCGAGTATACGCTTGGAGAACAAGAGCGGAGAAATCTTGCCACACTTATTTACTATCCTGAAGAAAAACTCCCTGTGATTTTAAAATCAGTGGATAATCCCGGGGAATGGTATCGGAAAACACTGTTTCAGCTGATAAAACTGTGCAGAATTTACTCTTCCAAATACACCCGGAGCAAGGTCCGGAAAGCTCTTCCTAAAGATTTTAATTATGTGATTGAGGAGCTTTTGCACGAGCAGGAGAGCACGCGGAATCGCCAGGAATATTACAGCAGTATCATCAACACCATTATTGAAACCGATCGGGCCGATGCGTTCATCACCGCTCTCGCGCACCTGATCCAGCGGCTGATGATTTCCAGGCTGCACGTGATCGGGGATGTATACGATCGCGGTCCGGGTGCGCATGTGATTATGGATGAACTGATGGATTATCATGCGGTCGATTTTCAGTGGGGAAATCACGACATCATCTGGATGGGCGCCGCTGCCGGAAGTTCTGCCTGTATTGCCAACGTGATCCGCGTTTCACTGCGATATGCCAATATGGAGACGATTGAGAATGGATATGCAATCAGCATGCTGCCGCTGATCAGCATGGCCTCGGATGTGTATGGTGATGACCCGTGTGATCTGTTTCTGCCGCGCGAGGTGGCTGAACGGTTCACCGAGCAGGAACAGCTGTTGATGGCGCGCATGCAAAAGGCGATATCTATCATACAGTTCAAGCTTGAAGGGCAGATCATCAAACGGCGTCCCCAGTTTCAAATGGAGGATCGTTTGCTGCTGGATGCGATCGATTTTGAGAAGGGTACGGTAACGGTTGACGGAAAGGAATACCCGATGAAGGATATGAATTTTCCCACGATCGATCCGCAGAATCCATACAAACTCTCGGATGCTGAAGAGGCGGTCATGGAGCGGTTAAAACTTTCCTTTCAAAACAGTGAGCGTCTGCAGCGGCATGTGCGGTTTCTTTTTTCAAACGGAACAATGTACCTGGTGAAAAATGGCAATTTGTTGTATCACGGCTGTATCCCGATGACAGAGGATGGTGAACTGCGGCACTTTGTGCTGGGTAACGAAGATCACGGCCCCAAAGCGTTTATGGATCGCCTGGAGCGGCTTGCCCGGCAAGGTTATTTTGCGAAGGATGATCCCAAAAAGAAACAGTACGGAATGGATACGATGTGGTATTTGTGGACCGGCGCCCAGTCACCGCTTTTTGGAAAGGATAAGATGGCAACTTTTGAACGCTATTTTATCGATGCTGAAGAGACTCACAACGAACATATGAATCCCTATTACCAGTTCAGAACAGATTCAAAAGTGGCATCGCAAATTCTAAAAGAGTTTGGCTGCGATCCGGAGAAAGGGCATATATTAAATGGCCATGTGCCGGTGAAGGTGAAAAAAGGGGAGAGTCCCGTGAAAGCGGACGGTAAGCTGATTGTGATTGACGGCGGCTTTGCTAAAGCATACCAGGATAAAACCGGTATTGCGGGATACACGCTGATCTACAACTCCTGGGGACTGCTTCTGGCGGCCCATGAACCGTTTGAATCCAAAGAAAAAGCAGTTGAAGAAGAGATCGACATTCATTCTCAAACCAATATACTTGAAAAAAATACCAAACGGATCCGCGTTGCCGATACCGATACGGGCCACAAACTAAAGAGGGAAATTGAAGATCTGAAACGGCTTATGAAAGCGTATCGGTCCGGCGCAATTAAAGAAAGTTAA
- the nei gene encoding endonuclease VIII: MPEGPEIHREADMIRNAIGGEECRYIFFYHEHLKPYEKKLSGSMIRSVEAFGKGLVIGFSIDLNMFSHNQLYGKWFIKSAGEYPNTNRKLRVELQTPQKSALLYSASEIEVLDNESIKMHTYLGGLGPDILKPISADEIVERCRMDAFKRRSFAALLLDQSFLSGIGNYLRTEILFDSGIDPSDSPGKLSDEQLEQFAKSAITISHRAYESGGITASDNWVQAAKKNGEKRRSYRHYLFNRDEESCRICGAEIVKLNKSGRRIYVCPECQGMN; the protein is encoded by the coding sequence ATGCCTGAAGGCCCGGAGATTCATCGTGAAGCCGATATGATCAGAAATGCTATCGGCGGAGAAGAATGCAGATACATCTTTTTTTATCATGAACACCTGAAGCCGTATGAAAAGAAGCTTTCAGGCTCGATGATTCGATCCGTAGAAGCATTTGGAAAGGGACTTGTGATTGGTTTTTCAATCGATTTGAATATGTTCAGCCATAATCAGCTTTATGGTAAATGGTTCATTAAATCTGCAGGAGAATACCCAAATACCAATCGTAAGCTAAGGGTTGAGCTCCAGACGCCTCAGAAGTCAGCACTTCTTTACAGCGCGAGCGAAATCGAAGTGTTGGATAATGAATCCATAAAAATGCACACTTACCTGGGCGGTCTTGGTCCGGATATCCTTAAACCGATTTCAGCAGATGAAATCGTTGAAAGGTGCAGGATGGATGCGTTCAAAAGGCGATCATTTGCGGCCCTGCTACTGGATCAATCATTTTTGAGCGGGATAGGCAATTATCTAAGAACAGAAATACTGTTCGACTCGGGAATCGATCCATCTGATTCCCCCGGGAAACTATCTGATGAACAACTTGAACAGTTTGCAAAATCTGCGATTACAATTTCTCACCGGGCCTATGAATCGGGCGGAATAACGGCAAGTGATAATTGGGTTCAAGCTGCGAAAAAGAACGGAGAGAAGCGGCGGAGTTACCGGCACTATCTATTTAACAGAGATGAAGAATCGTGCAGAATCTGTGGTGCGGAGATCGTAAAATTGAACAAATCAGGCCGAAGAATTTATGTTTGCCCTGAGTGCCAGGGGATGAATTGA
- a CDS encoding class I SAM-dependent methyltransferase — MNIESCVLCGNAETERIYKDETRMEVVRDYYLCSECRLIFVPPSQRLSVEEEFSRYEMHENNPGDPGYRKFLSRMFNPLVGKLPEKSSGLDFGSGPGPTLHLMFESAGHSMKIYDPFYAKDLAVFDETYDFITTTETAEHLYDPWMELNRLWNCLKPGGYLGVMTRRWTSVEKFKKWHYKNDDTHVIFFHEDTFHWLKKRWGAELDIYKRDVVIFRKGRTG; from the coding sequence ATGAACATTGAGTCGTGTGTACTGTGCGGTAATGCAGAGACCGAAAGAATTTATAAAGATGAGACCCGGATGGAAGTTGTACGGGATTACTACCTTTGCAGTGAATGCAGGCTGATTTTTGTACCGCCTTCCCAAAGGCTGAGTGTCGAGGAGGAATTTTCACGGTACGAAATGCATGAAAATAATCCCGGTGATCCCGGTTATCGTAAATTTCTAAGCCGCATGTTTAATCCGCTGGTGGGTAAACTTCCTGAAAAGAGTTCCGGACTCGACTTTGGCTCCGGTCCGGGCCCAACACTCCACCTGATGTTTGAATCAGCGGGTCACTCCATGAAAATTTACGATCCGTTTTATGCGAAAGATCTGGCGGTATTTGATGAAACCTATGATTTCATTACAACTACAGAAACGGCTGAACATCTGTATGATCCATGGATGGAACTCAACCGGCTCTGGAACTGCCTTAAACCGGGAGGATATCTGGGCGTGATGACCCGGCGCTGGACAAGTGTGGAAAAATTTAAAAAGTGGCACTACAAAAATGACGATACCCACGTGATATTTTTTCACGAAGACACCTTTCACTGGCTAAAAAAACGGTGGGGTGCAGAACTGGATATTTACAAAAGAGACGTTGTGATTTTTAGAAAAGGACGAACAGGTTGA
- a CDS encoding SDR family oxidoreductase has protein sequence MDLKLTDQRFIVCGASSGFGQAIAKQLLIEGAHVAVVARRGDKLRDTFGHFEDQTEIIEGSLIYSETLDKIETAAKSGAFHGIVFNAGGPPTGTPLQTDMKDWDAAWQLVMRWKIDLSLRLAPLLVEKEYGRMLFVESKSVKQPLPALTLSNAFRAGVVGFAKTLSTEVAPKGVTVNIMAPGAHDTPAIERVIKNNSSSKGISSEKAREQMEQNIPVRRMGTAEEFASLAAWLLSPHSGYVTGQTISHDGGAIAGLFG, from the coding sequence ATGGATCTGAAACTAACCGATCAGCGATTTATCGTCTGCGGAGCCAGCAGCGGCTTTGGACAAGCGATTGCCAAACAACTTTTAATTGAAGGCGCCCATGTTGCCGTTGTTGCCCGCCGTGGGGATAAACTACGGGATACGTTTGGGCATTTTGAGGATCAAACCGAGATCATCGAAGGCAGCCTGATATACAGCGAAACCCTCGACAAGATCGAAACGGCTGCTAAAAGTGGCGCATTTCACGGAATCGTATTCAATGCGGGAGGCCCTCCCACCGGCACGCCGCTTCAAACCGATATGAAAGACTGGGATGCGGCCTGGCAGCTTGTGATGCGCTGGAAGATCGACCTGTCCCTGCGGCTGGCGCCACTACTCGTGGAAAAAGAGTATGGCCGAATGCTTTTCGTCGAAAGTAAATCGGTGAAGCAGCCGCTGCCGGCACTTACGCTCAGCAATGCATTTCGGGCGGGTGTAGTTGGCTTTGCCAAAACTCTATCCACTGAAGTGGCACCGAAAGGCGTGACGGTCAACATCATGGCTCCCGGGGCACACGATACACCAGCCATTGAACGGGTGATCAAAAATAACAGCAGCAGTAAGGGAATTTCCAGCGAAAAAGCACGTGAACAGATGGAACAAAATATCCCGGTTCGCCGAATGGGAACGGCCGAGGAGTTCGCCTCCCTCGCCGCATGGCTCCTCTCCCCTCACAGCGGCTACGTCACGGGGCAGACGATCAGTCACGACGGCGGAGCGATTGCGGGACTGTTCGGGTAA
- a CDS encoding response regulator gives MNNRQRILLVDDNESIHEDIEAILSINKNNSDMDLRMMEDSLFGTAVLTVPDVLAETTFDIDHAYQGQEALHMIDAAKSEGDPYSVVFMDVRMPPGMDGIETTKKIWADHPYTEIVICSAYSDYSWDQIINVLGNTDKLLFMKKPFDTTALKQAALSLTTKWNLRQESLSYTDKLEFEVHARTRELKTLVKELRKMKETAEKATETKSAFLATMSHEIRTPMNGVMGMNSMLLETELDPKQRKLTEMVKKSADSLLRIVNDILDFSKIEAGKLDLEFVPFEPRDIISEVVQVISFNSKAKGVKIDYTIDENVPETLVGDPTRVKQLLLNFGSNAVKFTEEGSVSIDADLIEQNENECIVKFHVKDTGLGIPDDKLEGIFYPFKQADTSTTRKFGGTGLGLAICKELAELMQGAVGVESVPEQGSTFWFTIPLKKFTNEKTLNGNHDTVFTSKTAAYPLKGMKILTAEDDKMSQLVVQKFLETEGVTVDFVETGAEALDAFEVTEYGAILMDIQMPDMGGHEATKEIRKREKNTGKHVPIIILTASAMAEDREECIRTGADDFISKPVDKTRLMRTLLKYSDISNRSIENYC, from the coding sequence ATGAATAACAGGCAAAGAATTTTATTGGTCGATGACAATGAGTCGATTCATGAAGATATCGAGGCAATCCTGTCGATCAATAAAAACAATTCTGATATGGATTTGCGGATGATGGAGGATTCCCTTTTTGGCACTGCAGTGCTGACCGTGCCGGATGTACTTGCGGAAACCACATTTGATATTGATCATGCCTACCAGGGCCAGGAAGCATTGCATATGATCGATGCTGCAAAGTCAGAAGGTGATCCCTACTCGGTTGTGTTCATGGACGTTAGAATGCCGCCCGGCATGGATGGAATCGAAACCACCAAAAAAATATGGGCAGATCATCCATACACTGAAATCGTTATTTGTTCAGCTTACTCTGATTATTCCTGGGATCAGATCATTAATGTTCTGGGAAACACGGATAAGCTGCTCTTCATGAAGAAACCGTTTGATACGACTGCCCTCAAACAAGCCGCTCTTTCACTAACGACCAAATGGAATCTCAGGCAAGAATCACTTTCCTACACCGATAAACTTGAATTTGAGGTGCATGCCCGAACAAGGGAACTAAAAACATTAGTGAAAGAGCTCAGAAAAATGAAAGAGACAGCTGAAAAAGCCACCGAAACCAAGAGTGCCTTCCTGGCTACAATGAGTCACGAAATTCGCACTCCAATGAATGGTGTAATGGGGATGAACTCTATGCTCTTAGAAACGGAGCTCGACCCCAAACAGCGAAAACTGACTGAAATGGTGAAAAAAAGTGCGGATTCGCTTCTCCGGATCGTAAACGACATCCTTGATTTCTCAAAAATTGAAGCTGGAAAACTGGATCTCGAATTTGTGCCTTTTGAACCCCGGGATATCATTTCTGAAGTGGTTCAAGTCATCTCCTTTAATTCAAAAGCGAAAGGAGTGAAAATTGATTACACAATTGATGAAAATGTACCGGAAACACTGGTGGGTGATCCAACCAGGGTCAAGCAGCTGCTCCTGAATTTTGGCAGTAATGCGGTAAAATTCACCGAAGAAGGCAGTGTTTCGATTGATGCAGATCTGATTGAACAGAATGAAAATGAATGTATTGTAAAATTTCACGTGAAAGATACCGGCCTTGGTATCCCGGATGATAAACTGGAAGGTATTTTTTACCCTTTTAAACAGGCCGACACCTCCACTACAAGAAAATTCGGAGGTACAGGGCTCGGGTTGGCAATATGCAAGGAGCTTGCTGAATTGATGCAGGGTGCGGTTGGGGTAGAAAGTGTACCGGAACAAGGATCTACGTTTTGGTTTACGATTCCGCTAAAGAAGTTCACGAATGAAAAAACTCTGAATGGAAACCACGATACCGTTTTTACTTCAAAAACTGCAGCATATCCTTTAAAGGGGATGAAAATTTTGACTGCAGAGGACGACAAAATGAGTCAGCTTGTTGTTCAAAAGTTTCTCGAAACGGAGGGAGTAACTGTAGATTTTGTCGAGACCGGAGCTGAAGCTCTTGATGCATTTGAAGTAACTGAGTATGGTGCAATTCTTATGGATATTCAGATGCCCGACATGGGTGGTCATGAGGCTACGAAAGAAATTCGGAAGAGGGAAAAAAATACAGGCAAACATGTTCCTATTATCATTTTAACGGCTTCCGCTATGGCTGAAGATCGTGAGGAATGTATTCGAACCGGAGCCGATGACTTTATTTCAAAACCGGTTGATAAAACCCGATTAATGAGAACACTTTTAAAGTATTCAGATATTTCTAACAGAAGCATTGAAAATTATTGTTGA
- a CDS encoding sensor histidine kinase, with protein MISLPSLVPAGTFQGHPLADDVSFSQHTDINPHLTSDVYTLPINASGNTSDWIEKSSGETELAAAPWWSIWYYVVLTIVVGCFLIYGYIEYGKNVVSVRHEIDEIKEENERLNKELGKRMKEIDSVIDQLKIAEDELVKKSEKAGMAEIAAGVLHNVANVLSSVNSSNCYIMDTAKNSKVEGLIKANQLLREHIDHIDQFIFQNPKGKKLLQYYLKLEEPLKKERESIVTQSERLEKKINIINDVITAQQNHASSPQETTETSLTEVVEATLSLQDDLVDQYKLSVTNELNAETPVIAQRSKLIHVLVNFIKNAGESMEDNHPENRHLTIKSWEDPYKVYLSVSDNGSGIKAENLDKIFSHTYTTKKKVHGFGLHSSATYMKEMGGKIEVNSGGIGKGTTFTLVFPIIRDKEFSGQN; from the coding sequence ATGATTTCATTACCATCCCTGGTTCCTGCCGGTACGTTTCAGGGTCATCCGCTTGCTGATGATGTCAGCTTTTCACAACACACGGATATCAATCCACATCTCACATCCGACGTGTATACCCTCCCCATAAACGCCTCCGGAAATACTTCGGATTGGATAGAAAAGAGTTCCGGGGAAACCGAATTGGCAGCCGCCCCCTGGTGGTCGATCTGGTATTACGTTGTGCTTACTATAGTGGTAGGATGTTTTTTAATCTATGGATATATCGAATATGGAAAAAATGTTGTTTCTGTACGCCATGAGATTGATGAAATAAAAGAAGAGAATGAGAGACTCAATAAGGAGCTGGGCAAACGAATGAAGGAAATTGATTCGGTTATCGATCAGCTGAAGATTGCTGAAGATGAGCTTGTTAAAAAATCAGAGAAAGCCGGAATGGCTGAAATTGCTGCCGGGGTGCTCCACAACGTGGCTAATGTTCTGAGCAGTGTAAACAGCTCCAATTGCTACATTATGGATACCGCTAAAAACTCTAAGGTTGAAGGGCTGATTAAAGCCAATCAACTGTTGAGGGAACATATTGATCATATTGATCAGTTTATTTTTCAAAACCCCAAAGGGAAAAAACTGTTGCAATATTACCTGAAACTGGAAGAACCGTTGAAAAAAGAACGGGAGAGTATTGTTACACAATCGGAACGGCTCGAAAAGAAAATTAACATTATCAATGATGTGATTACAGCCCAGCAAAATCATGCTTCTTCACCTCAGGAAACTACCGAAACTTCTCTTACCGAAGTTGTAGAAGCTACGCTGTCATTGCAGGATGATTTGGTTGATCAGTATAAACTATCCGTCACCAATGAATTAAATGCTGAAACCCCGGTTATTGCACAACGCTCCAAACTGATTCACGTTTTGGTAAACTTTATTAAAAATGCCGGTGAATCCATGGAAGATAATCACCCTGAAAATAGACATCTGACGATTAAAAGCTGGGAGGATCCCTACAAAGTCTATTTGTCAGTATCAGATAACGGATCGGGAATTAAAGCAGAAAATCTGGATAAAATATTTTCCCATACATACACAACGAAGAAAAAGGTGCACGGTTTTGGCCTGCACAGCAGCGCCACGTACATGAAAGAAATGGGCGGTAAAATTGAGGTTAACAGTGGCGGAATAGGAAAAGGCACGACGTTTACACTGGTCTTCCCAATTATCAGAGATAAGGAATTCTCCGGGCAGAATTAA
- a CDS encoding SRPBCC domain-containing protein translates to MKELRTEIDIHAPVSVVWQVLTEFDQYPEWNPFITSLTGEIAPGERFRVTLQPPGSRAMTFRPVCTHLSENRRFSWRGNLIFPGLFDGEHIFEMTEIKNETTRFIQRENFSGILLPMLWKQLNTKTKEGFELMNQKLKERCEEQFIFKKAL, encoded by the coding sequence ATGAAAGAATTAAGAACAGAAATCGACATTCACGCACCGGTATCGGTCGTCTGGCAGGTATTAACTGAATTTGATCAATACCCGGAGTGGAACCCTTTTATAACATCACTAACGGGTGAAATAGCACCCGGCGAACGGTTCAGGGTTACTCTTCAGCCACCCGGTTCCCGGGCTATGACGTTCCGCCCGGTCTGTACACACCTTTCCGAAAACAGACGATTTAGCTGGCGCGGAAACCTCATTTTTCCAGGACTTTTTGATGGTGAGCATATTTTTGAGATGACTGAAATTAAAAATGAAACCACCCGGTTTATTCAGAGAGAAAATTTCAGTGGAATTTTGCTGCCCATGTTGTGGAAACAGCTGAACACAAAAACAAAAGAAGGTTTTGAGCTGATGAACCAAAAATTAAAAGAGCGGTGCGAAGAACAGTTCATTTTCAAAAAAGCCCTCTGA
- a CDS encoding 6-bladed beta-propeller, whose product MANKYILILIMSFTLLGFGCSSAEEDQTSSFTELPLYELERVEVLSDQGSLILGRPVFTDIDSDGNRLVMDLSSFEIHVYDVDGTHRNSFGREGNGPGEFQQPANITFGENDSLYVSDFTRRALIVYSKEADYTWRHAYDLSFPQAEEAYPFRALMPSEAGYPIIYSVYDQDDEFPNGYLTVKVVDKNGNFIESKEKKFQQGNYIEINTGGNQMRLGIGEVASTEIASLTDGSYLQAWTATAALHHYSTGGEILKSIELDGYPVQRVTNEDLNALNESFSQFGDLRSELRTKIGETFPAFSGLRVTNDGSIWLARIVPGSNSQSWYHITSEGEPLGQLQLEDGFRLQNYDGDSLYLSGELEDGSPAILRYSIAEG is encoded by the coding sequence ATGGCAAATAAATATATTCTGATTCTCATCATGAGCTTTACACTTCTGGGCTTCGGGTGCAGTTCGGCCGAAGAAGATCAAACCAGTAGTTTTACTGAACTTCCTCTCTATGAACTTGAGCGTGTTGAAGTGCTTTCAGACCAGGGAAGTTTGATTCTGGGGCGTCCGGTTTTTACTGATATCGATTCAGATGGGAACCGGCTGGTGATGGATCTCTCCTCATTTGAAATTCATGTATACGATGTGGATGGCACACATCGAAACAGTTTTGGACGGGAAGGAAACGGGCCAGGTGAATTTCAGCAGCCAGCCAATATAACTTTTGGCGAGAATGACAGTTTGTATGTGAGTGATTTCACCAGAAGAGCGCTCATCGTCTACTCAAAAGAAGCAGACTATACCTGGCGGCACGCATACGATCTCTCGTTTCCCCAGGCTGAAGAAGCGTACCCTTTCAGGGCACTGATGCCGTCTGAAGCCGGATACCCAATCATATATAGTGTGTACGACCAGGATGATGAGTTTCCAAACGGATATCTTACGGTAAAAGTCGTGGACAAAAACGGAAACTTTATCGAATCAAAAGAAAAAAAATTTCAACAGGGAAATTATATTGAAATTAATACTGGGGGAAATCAGATGAGGCTGGGAATTGGCGAAGTAGCAAGTACAGAAATTGCTTCGCTTACCGATGGGTCCTATCTTCAGGCATGGACAGCAACAGCCGCTTTGCATCATTACAGTACCGGTGGCGAGATTCTTAAGTCGATTGAATTAGACGGATATCCGGTTCAGAGGGTGACAAATGAAGATCTCAATGCTCTCAATGAGAGCTTTAGTCAATTTGGTGATTTACGATCGGAACTTCGTACAAAAATTGGAGAGACATTCCCCGCGTTTTCAGGTTTAAGAGTTACGAATGATGGCTCGATCTGGCTGGCGAGAATCGTGCCGGGTTCAAACAGTCAAAGCTGGTACCATATCACATCTGAAGGAGAACCGCTGGGACAACTTCAATTGGAAGACGGTTTCAGGCTCCAGAACTATGACGGTGATTCACTCTACCTGAGCGGTGAACTGGAAGATGGTTCTCCGGCTATTTTACGGTATAGTATTGCAGAAGGGTAA